AAACCTGACCCTAAATCTGCCTCTGTAGCCAATAGGAAGAAGCATCATCACTCACCTCGCCAGCGTCTGCAGCACTTGAGATCCTCTACGCATCTCTTGTCCACCGACGCCGCCCGTGCACGCTCACATCCCCGTGTTGACCACCATGGTTGAGCCTGCAGCAGTAGGGGTGGGGGCGGAACAGGGAGTGAGGAGGGAGATGGCGAGGGGAAAGATGGAGAAGAGGGGAGTATGGAGCGCCGGCGGGCATGTCATCCACCACAGTTGGGCCTGGGGGAGTAGAGGTGGGGGGAGAAGATGGAGAAGAGTGGCGGACGGAGCTCCGGCGGGCAGGCCGGAGGGGTGGCGGCTCCAACCCTAGCTTGTTCGTGTGTGGGTCAAAGAAGGAGATGGGTGAGAGGAGTAAACAGCGAAACATTTTTTTACAACACGGGCCGATGATAGCGAGGGAGTCAGACCAGCGACAGCGAAGCAGACAGGGCAAGCGGCCCACACGTGAACGGATAAAATTCTGGAATTAAACGTTTTTGGATgaaatagtaccacctcggatgtagaaaataatataggtgaaaaaaCTGAAAGCATAAATTCACGAggagaagcgtattgtgacggtgaacccacggagtcaatccgtgcctTATTATTAGGGATTAGGCATTAGGGATAGATAGAtatactagcaaaaatgcccgtgtgttgcaacgggagaaaaatataTACTAAAAGAACACAACATGCAAGGCACAAAAATTAGGCTTGAAGGCATACATATTCTTATGTTAAACGTGTACCAAATCCTCATGCACATCAGACAACATTGTTGACTTATTTTTTGCCATTAAATCATATTTCTTCTTCTTTCATCGTCCCAGCTCACGAATTGCAGTTTACTTGGTCGACGGTAAAATTAATTGAAATCTCTATATTTTTGCTGGCCCTTGATCAATAATATGGTCAATTGCAGGAAGCAATGTCTGTGGCCAACAGATCATCTGCCCCTTTCTCTTGTTTTGATGCAGATGGTGGGACATAGCTATCAGGAAAGGGTATTTGCAAAACAAAACTATCCGAAAAGGGTGAAGGGGAGGGTCAGAAGGCAGCTGCTAAGAAATATGTCAGATGTTTGAGGATGTCAAAAAAAAGTTAGATGTTTGAGGGTTAATAGCAAATGGTTGATAAGGCAGTTTGATGAACAGACTTCTAGTACAATACAGCAGCAGAACTTGAGAAAAATTGTTAGTCCCGTTCTTGGGACTAAGGAGTGGTCAGTACATCTGATGTGCCCCATAAGTTCTTCTATCTAAAGTAGGAATGTTTTGCTATAAAAAAAGTACACTGCCCCTGTTGCAACATGCAAAGACAAATGAGGATGTGATCAACTCATCTCAACTCCTCCAAGTATGTTGTTGCCTTATGTGACATTGATTCAGGAGCTGTCCCATCAGACGATGTTCCCTCTGTAAAAAACACAAACAGAAATTCCAGTTATGCTAATACTTCTGTTTTGCAAATTGCAGTAAATAAAAAAATGTGAAATAAACAGAAACAACAGAAATTGTGAAGTACAACAACAGCAAGCCACCAATTTCCCACAAGTGATCTTGCATGACCAATGCGAACTATCCTTATTACAGATTATTAGAATGTCGAGGTAAGGAGTAATTTAACCACCAAATTGTACTACAGTACTAAGTTTTATTTTGTTCCAAACAGTGTGTCAATTCACATAGACTCAAGCTTAATGTGGTAACTTCCAATCGACAAACAAAACAGATATCTTTGAACAGTTAAGTAAGCATATAAATTCCAATATCATACAAAGAGAAGTAAATATAAGAAAACCTGTCAGCAAAAAAACCATGGAACTATATTCACATTCATGCTTGAATCTTTAATCTCAGAAAACCGTAAAATTGCCTACATGTAATTTTGTACCCGCAGACCcataattttccaaaatttgacctacATCTCAAATCTTGTTTGCAATCCTAATGAACGTGTGCCACACACTTAGTGCTCACATCACTTGGCAGACCATCCTGTTGGGTAGCAGGATTTCTGACATTAGTAGGTTTTGGAGAATATCATTGCCATTTAATCAAGGCTAGAAGCTGAAGCTTGACTGAAGAACATAGCAGAAATGAACTTGACTAAGTAAATAGATCAACAACTCGTTTGCTGGTAAGTACCCAGATTTTGATATTGACAAAATCTAAACCCCAAGACCAGTGATACTGACAGCAGAGCAAGAAACCTTTAGGGAGAAAGGTAAATTGGCTATTTGAAACGCCGTTGCGGATGTGATGTTTCCTGTTCCCCTGCTCCAGCATCACCAGATCCACGCATCCCCAAACAGAATGCCGCTGCTGGCTCTCCCGCCTTGCGGCCTCCCCTCCTGAACAACATAAAGTCAAATAAAGTAACTCAATCACTGAAAGTTCTTTCTCATACATGAGTATCAAAGGTGTCATGAATGAAGTTGTTGAGAATGATAACAATGTACTACTCAATCATAACTGCTTCAGTAAAAGGAAAATAGCATAATCTCTTGGTGTACAGAATGGAATATATATGCAGCTCTGATTGCCATGGTTCAATCACTCCAACACACAAAAAATGGTGTGGATGTCATCTCCGGCAGCAAGGTTTTTTGTTCTTCTCCCTTCTGACCATCTCATTCCCTCTATAATGACTCAGGGGAGCAAACTCACCAGGAGCTCGTGGTGTCAAAAATCAAGCACAAGACACACCCCGAGACCTCATCAGACTGCAGCATCAACGATCTAACCATCAGTCAATCACAGTGTAGCAAAGGCGGAAACACGCCACATTAGCGCGCAGACTGATTCCGATTTTGATGCGATTCACATCCAATGATAGTGCTACAACGCCGTCCTGCACGGCCGAACGAGCATGAGCTGCTTGAGGGGTTCCGGGAGCGCGGCAACGAGCACCTTCCCGTGTCCCCGCCGACGCCGGCGCCAACGGCGCGCCACGAGCACCGTGTGCTGTAGGTGACCTGAAAGTTCCGGCTCGGGGCATCGGATACGGCTGGAATAAAGAGCCGTTGCAGCTCCTCCAGTTGGTAGTCTCACGATGATGGCAACCACCCGGTTAAATTGAAACTGCTGGCAGTACACCTGTGATCCTCCGCTGCATCAAGTATCAACCATCATGAGATTGATTCCTTATTTGGTCTGAAAAGAGTGATTATATTCGCTGTAGTTGTTCTGATAACCTCTTAATATTTCAGTCTAAGGTATACGCCGAAACTGGTGGACAAGATTGAGAAGCTTGGTGGAGCGCACCATGTTTTGACCCACATGTATGTTCAGACTTACACAGTTCTATATGTATCTATTGATTGTGCATTTGTGGACCTTTCTATAAGGAGATTGAAGAGTATCTAACCAGTTACCAAACAGTGATGATGTAGTGGATCATCGGAAGTGGGCCGAGCGGCCGAAATGCAAAGAGAAACATCCATTCAGGAGATGTAAGAACACCTGTAGAAAGGAACTTACTGGAATATCTAAAGAGCGCTCACACATCATGTTTTGAAGGATATTAGAAATCTATTAGAATTCAGAGATTCTAAAGTTGTAATTTGCTTATGATATTTGCCCTGATTATCTTCTGCGATAACCATGCTGATACAGGTAGTGGACATTACTGCTGATGTCGAGTGGAAACTTACTGGAAGTGGTCCCTGGAACATTGAAAATGGAACTTACTATACCCCAGGGCATACCGAAGTAAGAAACTCAACTCAATGAATAGAATTACGTTGAATATACGTCTAGCCTTTGGTTACGGATAAGTTTATGGATTAAAGAGGAGCTGGGCTTAGAGATAAGTGCACTACAGCTAGCTGGCTGCACTATTAAGGTTAAAAATATATATGTTATTCTTTGGAAAGGCAAGATGGTTGCACTATTCTTAAACTTCAGAGAACAAAGCTTGTATGTTGTTCGTTGGAAAGGGGATGGTAATGACGTCACTAAAAGATTCACTCATGAAAACAAAATCATTTTATGTAGAGCTTGGTCTGTTTGTTGTACAAATCGCTAAAGGCGCTATTCACACTGGCGACCATGTGGCAAATCAGAATATTCAGAGCAACTGAATCTCTTTCGGATGTACATCAAGCAATCAGGTAGTACAATCCACCCTCTTCTCCCTAGTCTTTCAATTGTACCATAGAGTTAAACCTAAATCCTAGTTgatctatatatatatgtatatctgtCGCACAAACTTGCAGTGAATCTGCAACTGGATAGTTACTGGACCTAGATTTTAAGTGGTATTTACCTGGTAAGCATCCCTTCCAAGTACCGTATACATAATATATATTACCGAAATTCTGTTTGACACCTGGATTTGCAAGCCATCTCGTAAGATCTTCGGTTCAATTGCTTCTTGTTAACTGCACTAATTTGTGAGCTGTCTCTCTCCAGGGCATGGCTATCGAATCCTATATGAAGATGTACAGGCAAAAAAATGCAGCAATTGAGTCTCTGCTAGCTAACTACAAAAACTAAGATTCCAGTGGATAGTATGAGGAAGATGCAGAAGAAAGAGACAGGGAGAGGTTCCATTGGGTTGTCGGCCTTTTTTAGATCGTTACCTGTGGAGGTCATGGCCTCGGCGGAGCTCTGTCTGGGCTTATAGGGCGCAGATGCGGGGCGCCATCTCCGCCACACACAGCCAGGCTCTCCACCTGTGCTCCAGATTGGAAGGATGGATATGGAGAGGCGACCATAAGCCACGGCCTGAAACCTgaaccggaggaggaggagcgcaggatcgagagggagaggcagCCCACAGCCATTGTGTGAAACCAGAAGTGATGGAGGAGCCCGTCGAGAGATGATGACCTCGGCTTGGCAATCTCGTTGATCTCGAGGACGTGGGACTCCGGAGGCGGGTGGCGAGCCCTCCATAGCAACGACCGCGGCCACCTCCAGCATCGCGAGATCCAGGGCGACTTGGGAAGGGAGAGGAGCAGCATGCTGGATCCGACGTGCGCTGATTCTGACGCTACCCCGCCTCCtgcgcgtcctcctcctcctcccggtcGTTGCCCATGGCAGCGAGAAGCGTGCTGAGCAGCCCGTCGCCGTCGGCGGCGCGGGCCCGGAGCGGGCTGGCCTGGGCCTCGGCGTCGGCGAACGGCGCGCGGAGGActcggacggcgcgaggaggaggGCACGGCGGAGAGGAGGCAGGCCGCGGTGCGGGGAGGACGGCACGGCGGTGGATGGCGTGGCGGAGGACGCCGGCCGGTGGCGTGGAGGCGGCGGATCCAGATGGGGTGGGAGGCGTGGTCGCTCGTATTTTCTGGCAGAAATACGAAACGTTTTTCTAACTTATTTACTGGACTCCGGGTTAATTTCTCAGAAACAGGGAGGATTGTTAGTAAGTAGAGAGGTAGATATACGAATATTCGTAGGAGAGGACGAGCTCGCCTGCTCACTTTATCTCCGTGCGCTCGTTTGTATCGGGATCCCAGCACATGGTTGTATGGACAGTAATTAGGCTCCAGGAAAATACCGTGTTGACCCCACAGCGCACGGCCGTGCCGTTTGGTCGGGATGACGGACGGCGCCAAATCACATCCAGTACCCACCGCACAGGAAAGGTCCGCCGTCATGTGCCGTACAGTACCGTCTGCCACTGGCCACGGCCACTCCGACCGAACAGAAGATTGTCGAGCTGTGCACCAAGAGGCTGCTGCTATGATTAAAAACTTGATGCACCGATTTGACAAGATTTCGTTAGGTACATTATGTGCAGGCAAGAATTCATCACACAACCTTGCTACAAAATAGCTAAAGCATGGCAATCCGAGACATAACTTAATACAGATGCAGCAAAATTATTCGGTCATCTTAATATAGCCATAACATAACCTGCAAAAAAAAATATATACAAACATAACATGCTAACAACAAATCCAGCAGCTCCCATGATCTGCAATGATCTCTTTTGAACTGTGAAACTGATCATACGTGAGAAAAATAACAAATTTTTGTGCTCTGAATCTTGTAACATTGCATGCTCATAAACATgaacaaactactccctccgttcctaaatataagtttttttagtggtttcaaatgaactacaacatacagatgtatatagacatattttagaatgtagattcactaattttgcttcgtatgtagtcccttattgaaatctctaaaaagacttatatttagaaatggagggagtagtagatatATTTTCACAACTAGGAAATTAGAGCAAAAAAGACAAGAGCGTTTCCTCCAAAGAAATTGTAATTTGCCTAATGATAATGATTTTATTGAAAACATGTAGACTATGTTGACGAGCCTGGCACACACAACATCTAATTAGAAAAATCTTCTATACAAACAGATCACTTGGCTTTGACTAGAATAGTTCTATACTGGCTGGCTGGTTGGACCAGCATGCCCATCAGTCAAAACTCAAAACCATTCAAGCAAAATTGACATGTATTCTGTCTGG
The sequence above is drawn from the Triticum aestivum cultivar Chinese Spring chromosome 7A, IWGSC CS RefSeq v2.1, whole genome shotgun sequence genome and encodes:
- the LOC123153485 gene encoding uncharacterized protein isoform X2, producing the protein MLEVAAVVAMEGSPPASGVPRPRDQRDCQAEVIISRRAPPSLLVSHNGCGLPLPLDPALLLLRFRFQAVAYGRLSISILPIWSTGGEPGCVWRRWRPASAPYKPRQSSAEAMTSTGGEAARRESQQRHSVWGCVDLVMLEQGNRKHHIRNGVSNSQFTFLPKGFLLCCQYHWSWGLDFVNIKIWVLTSKRVVDLFT
- the LOC123153485 gene encoding uncharacterized protein isoform X3, encoding MLEVAAVVAMEGSPPASGVPRPRDQRDCQAEVIISRRAPPSLLVSHNGCGLPLPLDPALLLLRFRFQAVAYGRLSISILPIWSTGGEPGCVWRRWRPASAPYKPRQSSAEAMTSTGFDSHALERDSSQISAVNKKQLNRRSYEMACKSRCQTEFRRGGRKAGEPAAAFCLGMRGSGDAGAGEQETSHPQRRFK
- the LOC123153485 gene encoding uncharacterized protein isoform X1, whose translation is MLEVAAVVAMEGSPPASGVPRPRDQRDCQAEVIISRRAPPSLLVSHNGCGLPLPLDPALLLLRFRFQAVAYGRLSISILPIWSTGGEPGCVWRRWRPASAPYKPRQSSAEAMTSTGFDSHALERDSSQISAVNKKQLNRRSYEMACKSSGGSQVYCQQFQFNRVVAIIVRLPTGGAATALYSSRIRCPEPELSGHLQHTVLVARRWRRRRRGHGKVLVAALPEPLKQLMLVRPCRTAL